Proteins from a genomic interval of Danio rerio strain Tuebingen ecotype United States chromosome 4, GRCz12tu, whole genome shotgun sequence:
- the LOC137491270 gene encoding uncharacterized protein translates to MIHTGEKPFTCTQCGKSFNQLSHLNYHMMIHTGKKPFACTQCAKSFKQSSHLNLHMMIHTGEKPFTCTRCGKSFNCSSHLNQHMRIHTGEKPYACTQCGKSFNQSSHLNYHMMIHTGKKPFTCTQCAKSFNQSSHLNQHMRIHTGEKPYACTQCGKSFNCSTNFDNHMRIHTGEKPFTCTQCGKSFSQLSNLNLHMMIHTGEKPYACTQCGKSFYCSTNLNHHMRIHTRKKPFTCTQCGESFSKSSHLNKHIEGTHGHIAVVSTS, encoded by the coding sequence atgatccacaccggagagaaaccattcacatgcactcagtgtgggaagagtttcaaccaattaTCTCACCTTAAttatcacatgatgatccacactggaaagaaaccatttgcatgcactcagtgtgcGAAGAGTTTCAagcaatcatcacaccttaatctacacatgatgatccacactggagagaaacccttcACATGCACTCGTTGTGGAaaaagttttaactgctcatcacaccttaatcaacacatgaggatccacactggagagaaaccatacgcatgcactcagtgtgggaagagtttcaaccaatcatctcaccttaattatcacatgatgattcacactggaaagaaaccattcacatgcactcagtgtgcgaAGAGTTTtaaccaatcatcacaccttaatcaacacatgaggatacacactggagagaaaccatacgcatgcactcagtgtgggaagagttttaactgctcaacAAACTTTGataaccacatgaggatccacactggagagaaaccattcacatgcactcagtgtgggaagagtttcagccaattatccaaccttaatctacacatgatgatccacactggagagaaaccatacgcatgcactcagtgtgggaagagtttttacTGCTCAACAAACCTTAATCACCatatgaggatccacactagaaagaaaccattcacatgcactcagtgtggggagagtttcagcaaatcatcacaccttaataaacacattgaAGGAACTCATGGGCATATTGCAGTGGTCAGCACGAGTTGA
- the LOC100536441 gene encoding uncharacterized protein: protein MAFIKEESEDVKIEETFTVKQEDLQEQIDLMVLKEETHGKNEIDEKQQFEKPQEIMTDEKPTLTKKTSSHGRPRKSKSGCNFSCKQCSKSFSQKSKLDVHMRVHTREQPYTCEQCGKSFGQKQGFKAHMKIHTGERKFTCQECEKSFYHSGNFAAHMRIHTGEKPFSCKQCGKSFCHKPNLDVHMRVHTGEKPYTCEQCGKSFGQKQSFNTHMRIHTGKRPCTCKQCEKSFYNARSLAAHMRTHTGERPFSCILCRKSFSLKLTLIAHMRVHTREKPHICEQCGKSFGQKQDLDIHMRIHTGEKPYTCTECGKSFPHISTLKHHMRIHTGEKPFACAQCGKSFTTKTSLKNHMNGHTGTIVFTCDQCGKSLTRKDYIKKHMKIHSREDRFRCSECGKGFKNKRSLNTHMKLHNGEQNPQH from the exons atggcgtttattaaagaggagagtgaagatgtgaagattgaagaaacattcacagtcaaacaggaagatctgcaggaacaaa tagatctgatggtgctgaaagaagagactcatggaaaaaatgaaatagatgagaaacagcagtttgagaaaccccaagaaataatgactgatgaaaaacccacactgactaaaaagacttcatcacacggaagacctcggaaatccaaatctgggtgtaatttcagctgtaaacagtgtagtAAGAGTTTCAGTCAGAAGTCAaagcttgatgttcacatgagagttcacactagggagcaaccttacacctgcgaacagtgtggaaagagttttggtcaaaaacaaggctttaaagcccacatgaaaattcacactggagagaggaagttcacatgccAAGAGTGTGAAAAAAGCTTTTATCATTCTGGAAACTTTGCagcacacatgagaattcacactggggagaagcctttcagctgtaagcagtgtggaaagagtttctgtCATAagccaaaccttgatgttcacatgagagttcacacaggggagaaaccttacacctgcgaacagtgtggaaagagttttggtcaaaaacaaagctttaatactcacatgagaattcacactggaaagAGGCCGTGCACATGCAAACAGTGTGAAAAAAGCTTCTATAATGCAAGAAGCCTTGCAGcacacatgagaactcacactggagagaggcctttTAGCTGTATACTttgtagaaagagtttcagtctAAAGCTGACCCTGATtgctcacatgagagttcacactagagagaaacctcacatctgcgaacagtgtggaaagagttttggtcaaaAACAAGACCTtgacatccacatgaggattcacactggagagaaaccttacacatgcacagagtgtggtaaaagtttcccacatataagcacactcaaacaccacatgaggattcacactggagagaagccgtttgcatgtgctcagtgtggaaagagcttcacaaccaaaactagcctcaagaaccacatgaatggtcacactggaaccatagtgttcacatgtgatcagtgtggaaagagtctcacacgcaAAGACTACATTAAGAAACACATGAAGATTCACTCAAGAGAGGATCgttttagatgcagtgagtgtggaaagggctttaaaaataaaagaagcctcaacactcacatgaagcttcacaatggagagcagaATCCTCAACATTga